The Methanobacterium sp. BAmetb5 genome includes a region encoding these proteins:
- a CDS encoding flippase, with product MKFVKDTLLTFSTQIITVILGVITSVILARALGPMNLGVYSLIILTFTILGTFGNLGIAISNTYYGVKKEYEWNEIASNSLIVAFILGIILIIVFIVFYYLQPSFLKNIDLSAILISTISLPFILLIPYFQNILLGQDRINAYNSINIIQSILYLLLIVIVLYFNRNLSGVVISLAISYIITAIMPILLVYRFTPFKLQFNIVLFKKSVNFGLKGYLGNLIQFFNYRIDMYLISFLLLNNASVGYYSISVMLAESLWYLPNAIGTLVFARTPGLTDAEKNRTTPQICRNTLFITTVLAIILFITGKYIILILYGSKYLPALEPLWVLLPGIISLSICKVLSNEIIGRGKPMINTYAAIISLVINIPLNIIFIPQMGIIGSALASSISYIIITLIVLTSFIKLSKNSLKETLILKKEDVEIYKKLLSKVYKINNKL from the coding sequence ATGAAATTCGTGAAAGACACTCTTTTAACGTTTTCTACTCAAATAATAACTGTAATTTTGGGTGTAATTACTTCAGTTATTTTGGCAAGAGCCCTCGGGCCAATGAATTTGGGAGTTTATTCACTTATAATATTAACATTCACAATACTTGGAACATTTGGAAATCTTGGAATTGCTATTTCTAATACTTATTATGGGGTAAAGAAAGAATATGAATGGAATGAAATTGCTTCAAATTCTCTCATAGTAGCGTTTATTCTAGGAATAATCTTAATTATAGTTTTCATAGTTTTTTACTATTTACAACCATCATTTCTAAAAAATATTGATTTAAGTGCAATTCTAATTTCTACCATATCCCTTCCATTCATTCTTTTAATACCTTATTTCCAAAATATTTTATTAGGACAAGACAGAATAAATGCTTATAATTCTATAAATATTATTCAAAGTATTTTATATCTTTTATTGATAGTAATTGTTTTGTATTTTAATAGAAATTTATCGGGAGTGGTCATTTCATTAGCTATATCTTATATAATAACTGCAATAATGCCAATATTACTTGTTTACAGATTCACCCCATTTAAATTACAGTTTAATATAGTTCTTTTTAAAAAAAGCGTGAATTTTGGTTTGAAAGGATATTTAGGTAACTTAATACAGTTTTTTAATTACAGAATTGATATGTATTTAATTAGTTTTTTATTGTTAAACAATGCAAGTGTTGGCTATTATTCAATATCTGTTATGTTAGCTGAATCATTGTGGTATTTGCCCAACGCTATTGGTACTTTAGTATTTGCACGAACCCCTGGTTTAACAGATGCAGAAAAAAACAGAACAACACCACAAATCTGCAGAAACACCCTATTTATTACAACCGTACTAGCTATAATTCTATTCATCACCGGAAAATATATAATATTAATTTTATATGGTTCCAAATACCTACCAGCTCTAGAACCATTATGGGTACTTTTACCAGGAATAATTTCACTAAGTATTTGTAAGGTATTAAGTAATGAGATAATTGGACGAGGAAAACCAATGATCAATACTTATGCTGCAATTATTTCACTTGTAATAAATATACCACTAAATATAATTTTCATTCCTCAAATGGGTATTATTGGTTCTGCTTTAGCTTCTAGTATTTCTTATATCATTATTACATTAATAGTATTAACAAGTTTTATTAAACTTTCGAAAAATTCATTGAAGGAAACTTTAATACTAAAAAAAGAAGATGTAGAAATTTATAAAAAATTACTATCAAAAGTCTATAAAATAAATAATAAACTTTGA
- a CDS encoding bifunctional 2-polyprenyl-6-hydroxyphenol methylase/3-demethylubiquinol 3-O-methyltransferase UbiG, protein MAVKPRKEWNSYEQYIEYLRHLSAYNFTERYVSNKKVLEIGCGNGYGTYNIAEYAKNIKAIDMSPENIAYCKDQYPKENIDYIVANGKKLPFKENSFDLVISFQVIEHLNTQDVNQYLKEVKRVLNKEGKFIVSTPNKKLRLLPFQKPWNPEHLIEYDRKGFKKLLSKYFDNIQVCGLCTSNEIFQIEYNRVKQSFLNIYLIKPTMNLLNFILDIFNLKNSVKFNRPNKEIESLNIPKEELKRFSEKDFKVNYECQNEFLDFIAICRE, encoded by the coding sequence ATGGCAGTAAAACCTAGAAAAGAATGGAATTCTTACGAGCAATATATCGAATACTTAAGGCATTTATCTGCATATAATTTTACAGAAAGATATGTTTCCAATAAAAAAGTTCTTGAAATTGGTTGTGGCAACGGATATGGAACTTACAATATAGCAGAATATGCTAAAAATATAAAAGCTATTGATATGTCACCTGAAAATATTGCATATTGCAAAGACCAGTACCCCAAAGAAAATATTGACTATATTGTCGCTAATGGTAAAAAACTCCCTTTTAAAGAAAACTCTTTTGATTTAGTAATCTCATTTCAAGTAATAGAACACCTCAATACTCAAGATGTTAACCAATACCTTAAAGAGGTTAAAAGAGTTTTAAATAAAGAAGGTAAATTCATAGTTTCAACACCGAATAAGAAACTGCGTTTATTACCCTTTCAAAAACCTTGGAACCCCGAACATCTGATTGAATATGACAGAAAGGGATTTAAAAAATTACTTTCCAAATATTTTGACAATATACAAGTATGTGGATTGTGTACATCTAATGAAATATTCCAAATTGAATATAACCGTGTGAAACAGTCATTTCTAAATATATACTTAATCAAACCTACAATGAATCTTTTAAATTTTATTTTAGATATTTTTAATCTTAAAAATTCGGTTAAATTTAATAGACCTAACAAAGAGATTGAATCATTAAATATACCAAAAGAAGAATTAAAAAGATTTTCTGAAAAAGATTTCAAAGTCAATTATGAATGCCAAAATGAATTTTTGGATTTTATAGCAATATGTAGAGAATAA
- a CDS encoding glycosyltransferase, with the protein MSVLNLKKRKKIMIIPAWYPSETNPVHGIFIKEQAKASSLYNEVLILYVYPNPNTDVNKLYQSSESIEDGMRTIRVKYRSSTKYFKKITSQISKENYESNNNAPNTRNFNIINKICNYLDVLIYYWGNFKAFRKLLKQGWKPDIINAHVFTAGVPAIILGKIYRIPVLISEHYSGFIKKDLRNIDKCKAKFSMNNASAILPVSKGLKVSIQNYKIKNKFYIIPNTYDKKIFYPTKIRIKKEKIKMLLVANITPIKGIDYLLKSINYLKLKRNDFQLDIVGDGPSKEEYETMAMDLGLGEIVNFHGQKTNAEVAIYMRNCDFFVQPSLFETFGVVYIEAMGCGKPIIGTKTVGPLEIINENVGILIPPKNVNSLVDALNFMLDNYENYSSEDISKFACKNFSYEPVGKQLNEVYLEFVKEL; encoded by the coding sequence ATGTCAGTCCTTAATTTAAAAAAAAGAAAAAAAATAATGATTATACCCGCATGGTATCCCTCAGAAACAAATCCTGTACATGGAATATTTATTAAGGAACAAGCTAAAGCATCCTCATTGTATAACGAGGTTTTAATACTTTATGTGTATCCAAATCCAAATACTGATGTTAACAAACTGTATCAATCATCAGAGAGCATTGAAGATGGTATGAGAACAATACGGGTGAAGTATAGGAGTTCCACAAAATACTTTAAAAAAATCACATCTCAAATAAGCAAGGAAAATTATGAATCAAATAATAATGCCCCTAATACTAGAAATTTCAACATTATAAATAAAATTTGTAATTATTTAGATGTTTTAATATATTACTGGGGTAATTTCAAAGCATTCAGAAAATTATTAAAACAAGGTTGGAAACCCGATATTATAAATGCACACGTTTTCACGGCAGGTGTACCTGCAATAATCTTGGGAAAAATTTATAGAATTCCTGTTTTAATATCAGAGCATTATAGTGGATTTATTAAAAAAGATTTAAGAAATATAGATAAATGCAAGGCCAAATTTTCAATGAATAACGCATCTGCTATTTTACCAGTGAGCAAAGGATTAAAAGTATCCATACAAAATTATAAGATAAAAAATAAGTTCTACATAATTCCTAATACATACGACAAAAAAATATTTTATCCTACAAAAATTAGAATAAAAAAAGAAAAAATAAAAATGCTTTTAGTGGCAAACATCACCCCCATAAAAGGAATAGATTATCTATTAAAATCTATAAACTATTTAAAATTAAAAAGGAACGATTTTCAGCTAGATATAGTTGGAGATGGACCTAGTAAAGAAGAATATGAAACAATGGCAATGGATTTAGGGCTTGGAGAAATAGTGAATTTCCATGGTCAAAAAACCAATGCAGAAGTTGCCATTTACATGCGTAACTGTGATTTCTTTGTTCAACCGAGTCTATTCGAAACTTTTGGAGTAGTATATATTGAAGCAATGGGTTGTGGGAAGCCAATTATTGGGACAAAAACTGTAGGGCCATTAGAAATTATTAATGAAAATGTTGGAATTCTAATTCCTCCTAAAAATGTAAATTCACTTGTTGATGCTTTAAATTTTATGTTAGATAATTATGAAAATTATTCATCTGAGGACATTTCTAAATTTGCTTGTAAAAATTTTAGTTATGAACCCGTTGGAAAACAATTAAATGAGGTATACCTTGAATTTGTAAAAGAGTTGTAG
- a CDS encoding glycosyltransferase family 2 protein, which produces MNYPHVSIIIINWNRWKDTTECLESLFQINYPNFDVILVDNASEDDSLEKIREYCSGHQPVESSFFNYNHHNKPITIYEYYETFKKDERTLKTENLTNNYINLIKNVENRGFPGGNNVGIKFALEFFDPDYILLLNNDTVVDENFLGELIKNGDSRDDVGILGPKIYFYDEPQTIWSAGCKISWKLSRGIQIGTNEVDKGQYDEIKEVEYVSGSAFLIKTEAIKKIGLMDEDYFLYFEESDWTLRANQEGFKSLYIPTSHIWHKVSRSGGGISKPIGLYYVTRNRWLFMKKWANKIDFSIFLVIQIIWAILFPLLLSFYYRDKELFYTYYAGLKAGMRSNL; this is translated from the coding sequence ATGAACTATCCTCACGTTTCCATTATCATAATAAATTGGAATAGGTGGAAAGACACCACCGAATGTCTAGAGTCCTTATTCCAAATAAATTACCCTAACTTTGATGTTATTTTAGTGGACAATGCCTCAGAAGATGATTCTCTGGAGAAAATCAGGGAGTATTGTTCTGGCCACCAGCCAGTTGAATCCAGTTTTTTTAACTACAACCACCATAACAAACCGATTACAATCTATGAATACTATGAAACCTTTAAAAAGGATGAAAGAACTCTGAAAACTGAAAATTTAACTAACAATTATATTAACCTCATTAAAAATGTTGAAAATAGAGGTTTTCCCGGTGGAAACAACGTGGGGATCAAATTCGCCCTTGAATTCTTTGATCCGGATTATATTTTACTCCTAAACAATGATACCGTGGTTGATGAAAACTTTTTAGGGGAATTAATCAAAAATGGAGATTCCCGTGATGATGTGGGCATCCTGGGCCCTAAGATCTACTTTTATGATGAACCACAGACCATATGGAGTGCGGGATGTAAGATATCCTGGAAACTGAGTCGTGGCATTCAGATTGGAACCAATGAGGTTGATAAGGGACAATACGATGAGATAAAGGAAGTGGAGTATGTTAGTGGCTCTGCTTTTTTGATTAAAACCGAAGCCATAAAGAAAATAGGTTTAATGGACGAGGACTACTTTTTGTACTTTGAAGAGAGTGACTGGACCCTCAGGGCAAACCAAGAAGGATTTAAAAGTTTATACATCCCCACATCCCACATATGGCACAAAGTATCAAGATCAGGTGGGGGAATCTCCAAGCCCATTGGTTTATATTATGTTACAAGAAATCGATGGCTTTTCATGAAAAAATGGGCAAATAAGATTGATTTCTCGATTTTCTTAGTAATTCAAATTATTTGGGCTATTTTATTCCCTTTATTGCTAAGTTTCTACTATCGGGACAAAGAGTTGTTTTATACATATTATGCTGGTTTAAAAGCAGGAATGAGATCTAATCTATGA
- a CDS encoding glycosyltransferase family 2 protein yields the protein MIIPMYNEEDNVLITLNEVKKVLKTCGSYQIIAVDDGSSDQTLPLLEEYARENPELLVLKHPVNMGMGKALRTGFEKAEGDVIVTLDADLSYEPQYITELIRELHQHHLDIVIGSQYMEGGETEDIPFIRLFVSKMANKIVGYALDRNISTVTGILRAYRKEVLDSIEIESTGTEINPEILSKAISIGFEVKEIPVKLKGRKLGESKIQFRSTTISHLLFTFYEKPMMLFGVIGLLMCIIGIISAVYLFYQYLMGTLDPSRPLMLFMVLMIIAGIQILIFGFVATQISLLKREIYIVQKENKLLRKKLK from the coding sequence GTGATCATACCCATGTACAATGAGGAAGATAACGTCCTCATCACCCTTAATGAAGTTAAAAAGGTTTTAAAAACTTGTGGGAGCTACCAGATCATAGCGGTGGATGATGGTAGCAGCGACCAAACCCTACCTTTACTGGAGGAATACGCAAGAGAAAATCCAGAACTCTTGGTACTTAAGCATCCGGTGAACATGGGGATGGGAAAAGCACTCCGGACAGGTTTTGAAAAGGCAGAAGGGGATGTGATCGTCACCCTGGATGCAGATTTAAGTTATGAACCACAATACATCACCGAACTCATCAGGGAACTCCACCAACATCACCTGGATATTGTAATTGGATCCCAGTATATGGAAGGAGGGGAAACCGAAGATATTCCATTCATACGCCTCTTTGTAAGTAAGATGGCCAATAAAATTGTGGGATATGCCCTGGACCGAAATATAAGCACAGTAACCGGAATATTACGCGCCTATCGCAAGGAAGTCCTGGATTCCATAGAAATTGAATCCACCGGGACTGAGATCAACCCGGAAATACTTTCCAAAGCCATATCCATCGGATTTGAGGTTAAAGAAATTCCAGTGAAGTTGAAGGGCCGTAAGCTAGGGGAATCCAAGATTCAGTTCCGGTCCACCACTATTTCTCACCTTTTATTCACCTTCTACGAGAAACCAATGATGCTTTTTGGTGTTATCGGATTATTAATGTGCATTATAGGTATTATTAGCGCAGTATACCTTTTCTACCAATATTTGATGGGTACCCTGGACCCTAGCCGGCCGTTAATGCTGTTCATGGTTCTCATGATAATTGCCGGCATACAGATCCTGATATTCGGATTCGTGGCCACCCAGATAAGCCTCCTCAAACGTGAAATCTACATAGTCCAGAAGGAAAATAAGTTGTTGAGGAAGAAATTGAAGTAA
- a CDS encoding acyltransferase translates to MSLFKNPWGSNEKTNFRNLFFGVDNENDPDRPKVHENVTLGVSYKFRSKPPQIGKNALLRSNTVIYNDVEIGNDFQTGHGVLVREKTTIGDKVLIGTNTVIEGHCDIGSNISIQSNVYIPKNTIIEDYVFLGPCSCFTNDRYPLRSDYKLEGPIIRKGASVGANSTFLSGIEVGEGAMVAAGAIVTRDIPPYYLAIGAPAKHKPLPKHFKKLNQI, encoded by the coding sequence ATGTCGTTATTTAAAAATCCCTGGGGATCTAATGAAAAGACCAATTTCAGAAACCTATTCTTCGGAGTGGATAATGAAAATGATCCAGACCGTCCCAAGGTCCATGAAAACGTCACTCTGGGAGTAAGTTACAAATTCCGATCTAAACCTCCCCAAATAGGTAAAAACGCATTACTGCGTTCTAATACCGTCATCTACAATGACGTGGAGATTGGTAACGATTTCCAGACTGGACACGGAGTACTGGTGAGGGAAAAAACCACCATCGGCGATAAAGTACTCATAGGGACCAACACGGTTATCGAGGGACATTGTGACATAGGTAGCAATATCAGTATTCAATCAAATGTATACATCCCCAAAAATACCATAATTGAGGATTATGTTTTCTTAGGACCCTGTTCCTGCTTCACCAATGATCGTTACCCCCTAAGATCTGATTATAAACTTGAAGGCCCCATCATACGTAAAGGGGCATCAGTTGGGGCTAATTCAACATTCTTATCCGGAATCGAAGTAGGTGAAGGGGCAATGGTGGCTGCTGGAGCCATTGTAACTAGGGATATACCGCCCTACTATCTGGCCATAGGTGCACCAGCCAAGCACAAACCTTTACCCAAACATTTCAAGAAATTAAACCAAATTTAA
- a CDS encoding glycosyltransferase family 39 protein: MNIKAFISEHRDLSIVLAVYSGLAFILLIFFHYNLMGDEISYISIAHHYSTGNWNEAINAYWSPLYSWLIAPFLLGVFDPFQSAIIPRALSLIIGFLAIIGLNQLAKTFKLEGMVRIAILVSSIPFVLFFAIRYSTPDLLVSCILVFYFAVIFNSRYPDDVSNGFWSGFLGALGYLAKSFVFPFFLVHFILSNLICYFEGKKRKKILKNLFLGLVIFFIISGLWMGMISLKQGEVTIGTAKDYNHALVGPTYPEHPIYSSGLIEPSNKDAVSIWEDPAEIQLEEWNPLESSEYFVLQMEIVKNNVLRTIAFLERFSPLAMVIIILSIYFMVKSESRRVKFDLVKILMTMLIYMGGYVLIFVEPRYLWPISFLLLINGFYLVNYLYERGSLNLSIRNIFLILVMVSFMITPIMEIGAFVGSGDQLLSVGVTLKNEYNLQGNIASNDQWADTMSLSYYLGSRYFGVTKNSNQTSLEQELELNNIDYYFVWGGGDELTFNHYQEITGNKINNLRIYSQLQKGKSC; the protein is encoded by the coding sequence ATGAATATAAAAGCATTTATATCTGAACACCGGGATTTAAGTATTGTTCTAGCGGTATATTCTGGTCTGGCATTTATTCTCCTTATCTTTTTTCACTATAACTTGATGGGTGATGAAATTTCTTATATTTCCATTGCCCACCATTACTCCACTGGAAATTGGAATGAGGCTATAAATGCTTACTGGAGTCCCCTTTACTCATGGTTGATAGCCCCATTCCTTTTAGGGGTTTTTGATCCCTTCCAATCAGCAATCATACCCCGGGCTCTTTCATTGATCATTGGATTTTTAGCTATCATTGGTCTAAACCAACTGGCTAAAACCTTCAAGTTGGAGGGAATGGTGAGAATTGCCATACTGGTATCGAGCATTCCTTTTGTTTTATTTTTTGCAATAAGATATTCTACTCCTGATTTGTTGGTTAGCTGTATCCTGGTATTTTATTTTGCAGTGATATTCAATTCCAGATACCCTGATGACGTGTCTAATGGATTCTGGTCTGGATTTTTAGGGGCACTGGGATACCTGGCAAAGAGTTTTGTTTTCCCATTTTTTTTGGTTCATTTTATCTTATCTAACTTGATATGTTATTTTGAAGGAAAAAAGAGAAAAAAGATTTTAAAAAACCTTTTTTTAGGGCTGGTAATTTTTTTCATAATCAGTGGTTTGTGGATGGGGATGATCAGTTTAAAACAGGGGGAAGTGACCATTGGTACGGCTAAGGATTATAATCATGCACTGGTTGGCCCGACCTATCCTGAACATCCCATCTACAGTTCAGGACTCATTGAACCGTCCAATAAAGATGCCGTTAGCATATGGGAAGATCCTGCTGAGATTCAATTAGAAGAATGGAATCCATTGGAGTCAAGTGAATATTTTGTTTTACAGATGGAGATCGTTAAAAATAATGTACTTCGCACAATTGCCTTCCTGGAAAGATTTTCTCCTTTAGCAATGGTAATAATAATTTTAAGCATATATTTCATGGTAAAAAGTGAATCAAGAAGGGTTAAATTTGACCTGGTTAAAATCTTGATGACCATGTTAATTTATATGGGGGGATATGTTCTTATATTTGTAGAACCTCGTTATTTATGGCCAATTTCATTTTTACTACTGATAAATGGATTCTACTTGGTGAATTATTTATATGAACGTGGTAGTTTAAATTTGAGTATAAGAAATATTTTCCTGATCTTGGTAATGGTCTCCTTTATGATAACGCCTATTATGGAGATAGGTGCGTTTGTGGGTAGCGGAGACCAACTTCTATCTGTAGGTGTTACCTTAAAAAATGAGTATAACTTACAGGGAAACATAGCTTCCAATGACCAGTGGGCAGATACCATGAGTTTATCCTATTATTTAGGATCTAGATATTTTGGAGTTACTAAAAACAGTAATCAAACCAGTTTAGAACAGGAACTAGAGTTAAATAACATTGATTACTACTTTGTTTGGGGAGGGGGAGATGAGTTAACCTTTAACCATTACCAAGAGATAACTGGTAATAAAATAAATAACTTAAGAATATATTCCCAACTACAAAAAGGTAAAAGTTGTTAA